The Endozoicomonas sp. 4G DNA segment GCAGAGATGAATCAGCCATTAAAGCATGTCACAGTGCTTGAAGAAGCCCATAATATTCTTCAAAGTTCAACCAGCTCAGGCGGCGAGGGAAGTAATATTGCTGAAAAGTCGGTAGAGATGATTTCCAATGCCATTGCTGAAATGCGCACTTATGGTGAAGGATTTATCATTGCTGACCAGTCGCCTTCGGCGGTTCACCTATCGGCTATACGTAATACCAACACCAAAGTCATTATGCGTTTGCCTGATGAGTCCGACCGTCAGCTGGCAGGCAGATCGGCCGCACTGTCTGATGACCAGCTGGATGAACTGGCCCGACTGCCTCGTGGTGTCGCTGCAGTTTACCAAAACGACTGGCTGGAACCGGTGCTGTGTAAGGTCAATCGTTTTCTGGGAAAAGAGCAGAGCTATCATTATCAATCCGATGATCCCGACCTCTGGCATGAAAAGCAGTTTCGCAGGGATGTCGTAAGCTGGCTCGTTTCACCACGATGTCGTGAGGGTACAGCGATTGATGTGGAGACTCTGAAAAATGGTTTAGTGAAAAGCAGTATGCCGACACAGCTGAAGCTGAATCTGGCAAGGTATTTGAGCGAGAGTGAATGCTCGAAGAACATACCGATACACGAGGACAGTAACTTCCACAAACTCTCTGACCTTGTCGCTACGATTTTGGACTGCAACACAAGTATTGATCGGGTCGTCACTACATCCGCTAACTTGGAGCAGCTGCACAAAGGTATGCAACAATTGCTGCGACAAGAGCTTGGTGAATTGTCTGCAGAGATTGCTTTGACGACAGAGCAGGCTCTTATGAAACACATAAGCAAACGAGGTGAAGATTACGTTCAGCTCTATGCAGGTTGGAATAACCACGTTAGAAAGAGTGTTGTTTTATGAACGATATGCAGAGGCTGAAGGAGTTCTCGGCTGAGCAAAAGGCACCGGTTTTTAACTCTTTTGAGAAAATAGAACTTACTCCGGACGAGCTTAAAGCGTTCGACAGGCCTATATCTGAAAGCCTGTCAGAGGGTAAGGGCACCGTCGATGCAACATTTGAAAGCGTCGTAAAAGATGGGAAGGAGGTTAATAGTAGTGTTACCAGGCTCTCACCTGGTGAAAAAGGCAACTGGAATCAAGCATTGAATGAACCGCCTTTGCGGCCCGATCATACTTATCAGGTAGGAGGTTATGATTATCAGACAGAAAGTGAGGGGCGGGTATCAAAAGTGACCGGTCAGCTGGAGCTGAGTACTCAGGATCGGAACACCTATCAACAAATTAAATCCGCTGAAGCCGGTGGTATCAAGGATGGACGTGAGGGTGATGATGGCGGCCACATGATTGCTTCCATATTTAATGGGCCAGGTGAGCAAATCAACCTGTTACCCATGGAATCT contains these protein-coding regions:
- a CDS encoding DNA/RNA non-specific endonuclease, which codes for MNDMQRLKEFSAEQKAPVFNSFEKIELTPDELKAFDRPISESLSEGKGTVDATFESVVKDGKEVNSSVTRLSPGEKGNWNQALNEPPLRPDHTYQVGGYDYQTESEGRVSKVTGQLELSTQDRNTYQQIKSAEAGGIKDGREGDDGGHMIASIFNGPGEQINLLPMESNLNRGEWKRMENKWAAALAEEPPKQVSVEIRPIYEEGSKRPSSFDVFYEVDGKEHFSSFENGVRA